GTGCCGGACGTGGTGCTCAGCGTGGAGCACCCGCCCGTCATCACGGTGGGCCGCGCGGGCCGCACGTCGAACATTCTCGCATCAACGGATCTCCTCGGGGCGCACGGCATTGAGGTGCACCACATCGAACGCGGCGGGGACGTCACGTACCATGGGCCGGGTCAGCTCGTTGGGTATCCGATCCTGAACCTGCGCGCGCTCGACGAGGACGTGGTCAGGTACGTGCGGTTGCTCGAGGCGACGCTAATCGCGTCGCTCGCCGCGTGGGAGATCGTCGCGGAACGGCTGCGCGGGTTTCCCGGCGTCTGGGTCACCGGGGCAAAGATCGCCGCGATCGGTGTGGCGGTGAAGCGCCGTGTGACGATGCACGGGTTCGCATTGAACGTGGATCCGGCGCTGTTGCACTTCGAGTTGATCAACCCGTGCGGGCTCAACAAGCCGGTGACCTCGATGACGCGCGTCCTCGGGCGTCCGATCACGCTCGACGAGGTGCGGCCCGTGGTGGCACGGACATTCGGCGAAATGTTCCAGATCGCGTTCGAACCTATGTCGGTCGGCGAACTGTGGGCCCGGCTCGGCGCCCCGACCGCGCCGGTCTAGGGTCGGGAGGGAGGGGCGACATGGCGGGACAGACGCTTGTGGTGGGGTCCGCGGAGGCGGCGCCGGGGACGAAGGCGACCGGGTACCTGGATGTTCCGGGCACGCCGATCCGCATGCCGGTCGTTGTCGTAAACGGCGCGGCGCTCGGGCCGCGTCTCAGCATTACCGCAGGAGTGCACGGTGGTGAGTATCCCGGGATCGAGGCCGCGATTCGTACGGCCGTCACGCTCGATCCGAAGGAGGTACGCGGCCAGGTGGTCGTGGTCCCCATCGTCGATGTGCCGTCCTTCCAAGGACGCAACATCTACATCTGCCCGCTCGACGGGAAAAATCCCAACCGCGTGTTCCCGGGCAACCCGGAGGGGACCGCGAGCGACCGTCTCGCGTACACCCTGTTCACCGACGTGATCGCCCGCGGGCAGTTCTACGTGGACCTGCACGGTGGCGACATCAACGAGGCGCTGCTGCCGTTTACGATTCTACTCGACTCCGGAGCGGCGGACGTCGACGCCGCGGCGCTCGATCTCGCGCGCGTGTACGGCATCAGGTACGTCGTCCGCGGGCGCGTGTCCGGCGGGACGTACTCGGCGGCGGCGCAGCAGCGGATTCCCGCAATTCTCACGGAGGCGGGTGGGCAGGGGTTGTTGCAGCCGGAGGCGTTGGAGATCCACCTGCGCGGTCTTCGAAACGTCCTGCGGCATCTCAAGATCACGCCCGGCGCGCCGGAGTCGGTGGAGCCGATCACCGAGCTGACCGAGATGCACTGGGTCCGATCCTCGCACGCCGGCCTGTTCTATCCCGAGATCGCCCCCGGGGACCGCGTGACGAAAGGACAGCGCGTCGGGGAGACGCGAGATTACTTTGGAGCGAGCCTCGCCGAGATTACCGCCCCGGCGACGGGTGTGGTGCTGTTTACGGTGACGACCCCGGCGACCAACCCGTCGGACCCCATGTTCGCCGTCGGCGCGCCGGCGTAACAGCCTTTGTCGCTGGTGCGTCGCGGCCCGGCGCGCCGACGCGCGGGCTGGCGGCGGGCTAGCGACTTCGCGGACGCGTGCGCGTCCGGCCGCGTGTCGGGGCAGGGGGCACCTTCGCGCCGCGCTTGCGCGCCTCAGAGAGTCCAATCGCGATCGCTTGTTTTCGGCTCGTGACTTTCCTCCCCGATCGGCCGCTGCGAAGCTCGCCTCGTTTCTCTTCGTGAAGGGCGCGCGCGACCTTCGCTTGGGCGACCTTCCCGTACCTCACCATGGCGATCCACCTCCGACCGTCGATTGCCCCCGCCGTAAACTATTTCCCCGGCGAACGCACAACATCATCGCTGCGCCGTGCTCTGGCCGGCCGTTCCGCGCGCGTTTCGGCCGCCAAGGGGTGGGTGCCCGCCGGGATGTCGTTGCCCTCGATGCGCACGACCGCGTGCGTCGCGGAGTGCGGATCGCGCGCCACTACGGTACGGTGACGCGGTGGTCGAGACGCCCGACTCGGACGTCTGTTACGGTGACGTGGTGACGCTGAGCGGCACCCGCCACTGCAGGTTGATCTGCATCGAACCTTCGTGCTCGTTCTCCTCGGCGCGGATTTCGAATCGGATCATCTGGCCGAGATGATAGACGTGTCGCTGCTCACTGGACCGGACGGCCAGCGTTCC
This genomic window from bacterium contains:
- the lipB gene encoding lipoyl(octanoyl) transferase LipB, with protein sequence MAYGEAWALQRTVLAARQAEQVPDVVLSVEHPPVITVGRAGRTSNILASTDLLGAHGIEVHHIERGGDVTYHGPGQLVGYPILNLRALDEDVVRYVRLLEATLIASLAAWEIVAERLRGFPGVWVTGAKIAAIGVAVKRRVTMHGFALNVDPALLHFELINPCGLNKPVTSMTRVLGRPITLDEVRPVVARTFGEMFQIAFEPMSVGELWARLGAPTAPV
- a CDS encoding succinylglutamate desuccinylase/aspartoacylase family protein → MAGQTLVVGSAEAAPGTKATGYLDVPGTPIRMPVVVVNGAALGPRLSITAGVHGGEYPGIEAAIRTAVTLDPKEVRGQVVVVPIVDVPSFQGRNIYICPLDGKNPNRVFPGNPEGTASDRLAYTLFTDVIARGQFYVDLHGGDINEALLPFTILLDSGAADVDAAALDLARVYGIRYVVRGRVSGGTYSAAAQQRIPAILTEAGGQGLLQPEALEIHLRGLRNVLRHLKITPGAPESVEPITELTEMHWVRSSHAGLFYPEIAPGDRVTKGQRVGETRDYFGASLAEITAPATGVVLFTVTTPATNPSDPMFAVGAPA
- a CDS encoding DUF6496 domain-containing protein produces the protein MVRYGKVAQAKVARALHEEKRGELRSGRSGRKVTSRKQAIAIGLSEARKRGAKVPPAPTRGRTRTRPRSR